From the Oryza glaberrima chromosome 5, OglaRS2, whole genome shotgun sequence genome, one window contains:
- the LOC127773018 gene encoding VQ motif-containing protein 4-like, whose translation MEVAARKQQLLLLPSMAHDPNSPSSSTSSSSPSSAAAAASSSPSSHRPPPPPPSSSSQPALPPSPRTVVPRTIDTTPFPTTFVQADTASFKQVVQMLTGSDTTPPSQRPPAKSNHHQHHHSGAPCRPKKQAFKLYERRSGVHKNFKMIAPLAMAAAAAAGASSSPRKAAQHQQQEALSPSVLDFPSLALSPVTPLVADPFNRSPASASSAASPEEEAAAIAQKGFFLHPSPRSAEPPRLLPLFPVTSPRVASSSSSSAAAAAAVAVASPSFE comes from the coding sequence ATGGAAGTTGCTGCTCGGAAGCaacaactcctcctcctcccgtccaTGGCGCACGACCCAAActccccgtcctcctccacctcctcctcctccccatcctccgccgccgccgccgcctcctcttcgccgtcgtcccaccgcccgccgccgccgccgccgtcgtcgtcgtcacaaCCCGCCCTCCCGCCTTCCCCGAGGACCGTCGTCCCGCGCACCATCGACACCACCCCGTTCCCCACCACCTTCGTCCAGGCCGACACCGCCTCCTTCAAGCAGGTCGTCCAGATGCTCACCGGCTCCGACACCACGCCGCCGTCACAGAGGCCACCGGCCAAGAGCaaccaccaccagcaccaccacAGCGGCGCGCCATGCCGGCCCAAGAAGCAGGCGTTCAAGCTGTACGAGCGCCGGAGCGGCGTCCACAAGAACTTCAAGATGATCGCGCcgctggcgatggcggcggccgcggccgcgggggcgtcgtcgtcgccgaggaagGCGGCGCAGCACCAGCAGCAGGAGGCGCTGTCGCCGAGCGTGCTCGACTTCCCGTCGCTGGCGCTCAGCCCCGTCACGCCGCTCGTGGCCGACCCCTTCAACCGGtcaccggcgtcggcgtcgtcggcggcgtcaccggaggaggaggccgcggccatCGCGCAGAAGGGGTTCTTCCTCCACCCGTCGCCGAGGAGCGCcgagccgcctcgcctcctgcCGCTATTCCCCGTCACGTCCCCGAGggtagcctcctcctcctcctcctccgccgccgccgccgccgccgtcgccgtcgcctcgccgtcgtTCGAGTGA
- the LOC127773556 gene encoding serine/threonine/tyrosine-protein kinase HT1-like isoform X1, translating to MDDDDYSWVRRTKFSHSIVKSNSGREQFGAFLDPFDSSTAWRQKGFSGELMIHGHNLQPRAKGAVSKSPRPSIPLAKSPVSQAERKLKAKFSDGELKQRGKISDGSLREASKEKDRKVGHKGEGLSLDISCPILDRTVQDDSSDTLDFSFHSEEQSLRLLRVCSSPAPFYSKDTTTFGDSKIHSTSVKIVGEGSKPRRRAKSPMPTRVISEVFKEAKAATKRFSSPQRQRKSSSPHSPRSPDDSPRFGFPSMRTPGNLKARRASSWPRNYDNGVAKAVALDILERWTIDRSQLLIGQRFASGAYSRLFHGIYKEQPVAVKFIRQPDEEEDAELAAKLEKQFTAEVTILARLHHRNVIKLIGACNAPPVFCVITEFLCGGSLRAFLRKLQRQKLPLEKIICIALDIAHGLEYIHSQRVIHRDVKPENILFDGECCAKVVDFGVACEEVYCNSLEDDPGTYRWMAPEMYKRKPYGRKVDVYSFGLVLWELFSGSIPYEEMTPLQAAFAVVNKNLRPLVPSSCPAQLRLLIEQCWSCQPEKRPEFSQVVQILKNLKEALDRDGTLDKIPSTNCQEPPDQNKKRLSNWIQRLSYSQADFSGPPPPKLL from the exons ATGGATGATGATGACTACTCCTGGGTGCGGCGCACCAAGTTCTCGCACTCCATTGTTAAATCCAACTCTGGCAGGGAGCAGTTTGGTGCATTCCTTGATCCGTTTGACAGTTCCACTGCATGGAGGCAGAAAGGATTCAGTGGAGAGCTCATGATTCATGGACATAATTTACAGCCGAGGGCAAAAGGAGCAGTCTCAAAGTCACCTAGGCCTTCAATCCCGTTGGCGAAATCACCAGTTTCACAGGCAGAGCGGAAGCTGAAAGCTAAGTTTTCAGATGGTGAATTGAAACAACGGGGGAAAATTAGTGATGGCTCGTTGCGAGAAGCATCGAAAGAGAAGGATCGCAAGGTTGGGCATAAAGGAGAAGGCCTTAGCCTGGATATTTCTTGTCCAATTCTGGATCGGACAGTTCAGGATGACAGTTCAGACACGCTTGACTTCTCTTTCCACTCAGAAGAGCAAAGTTTAAGGTTGCTGAGAGTATGCTCGAGTCCAGCTCCTTTCTATTCGAAGGATACAACTACGTTTGGTGATTCCAAAATACATAGTACGTCTGTTAAGATTGTTGGAGAGGGATCGAAGCCGAGGAGGAGAGCGAAATCCCCAATGCCGACCCGTGTCATCTCTGAAGTTTTTAAGGAGGCCAAAGCTGCCACTAAGAGGTTCTCTAGCCCACAGCGGCAAAGGAAATCTAGTTCTCCACATTCACCACGTTCACCCGATGATAGTCCCCGGTTTGGCTTTCCTTCAATGAGAACACCGGGTAACTTGAAAGCTAGGAGGGCCTCATCCTGGCCAAGGAACTATGACAATGGAGTGGCCAAGGCTGTTGCATTGGATATACTTGAGAGATGGACAATTGACCGCTCACAGTTACTCATTGGTCAAAGATTTGCATCAGGGGCATATAGTCGTTTGTTCCATGGAATTTACAAGGAGCAGCCAGTTGCTGTCAAATTTATCAGGCAGcctgatgaagaagaagatgcagaaTTGGCTGCTAAACTTGAGAAGCAATTCACTGCTGAAGTAACCATTCTGGCTCGGCTCCATCATCGCAATGTCATTAAG ctGATTGGGGCATGTAATGCTCCACCGGTCTTTTGTGTCATCACTGAGTTCCTGTGCGGGGggtctttgagagcttttttgCGCAAGCTCCAGCGCCAAAAGCTTCCTTTGGAGAAGATCATTTGCATTGCTTTGGATATTGCACATGGTTTGGAGTACATTCACTCGCAAAGAGTAATCCACCGTGATGTGAAACCTGAGAACATCTTGTTTGATGGAGAATGTTGTGCAAAGGTTGTTGATTTTGGAGTGGCTTGTGAAGAAGTATACTGCAATTCATTGGAAGATGACCCAGGTACTTACAGATGGATGGCACCAGAGATGTATAAGCGCAAACCATATGGTCGGAAGGTTGACGTCTACAGTTTTGGCCTCGTATTGTGGGAATTGTTTAGTGGCTCGATCCCTTATGAAGAGATGACTCCATTGCAGGCAGCTTTTGCAGTTGTTAATAAg AACTTAAGACCACTTGTTCCTTCAAGCTGTCCGGCGCAACTTCGACTTTTGATCGAGCAATGTTGGTCTTGTCAACCAGAGAAGAGACCTGAGTTTTCCCAAGTAGTTCAGATCCTCAAAAATCTCAAGGAGGCCCTGGATAGAGATGGAACGCTTGACAAGATCCCAAGCACCAACTGCCAGGAACCTCCTGATCAGAACAAGAAGAGACTGTCCAATTGGATCCAAAGACTCTCGTACAGTCAGGCCGATTTCTCCGGACCTCCACCGCCAAAGTTATTGTAA
- the LOC127773556 gene encoding serine/threonine/tyrosine-protein kinase HT1-like isoform X2 gives MDDDDYSWVRRTKFSHSIVKSNSGREQFGAFLDPFDSSTAWRQKGFSGELMIHGHNLQPRAKGAVSKSPRPSIPLAKSPVSQAERKLKAKFSDGELKQRGKISDGSLREASKEKDRKVGHKGEGLSLDISCPILDRTVQDDSSDTLDFSFHSEEQSLRLLRVCSSPAPFYSKDTTTFGDSKIHSTSVKIVGEGSKPRRRAKSPMPTRVISEVFKEAKAATKRFSSPQRQRKSSSPHSPRSPDDSPRFGFPSMRTPGNLKARRASSWPRNYDNGVAKAVALDILERWTIDRSQLLIGQRFASGAYSRLFHGIYKEQPVAVKFIRQPDEEEDAELAAKLEKQFTAEVTILARLHHRNVIKLIGACNAPPVFCVITEFLCGGSLRAFLRKLQRQKLPLEKIICIALDIAHGLEYIHSQRVIHRDVKPENILFDGECCAKVVDFGVACEEVYCNSLEDDPGTYRWMAPEMYKRKPYGRKVDVYSFGLVLWELFSGSIPYEEMTPLQAAFAVVNKNLRPVIPPSCLLLCAQTVFEFPFFFS, from the exons ATGGATGATGATGACTACTCCTGGGTGCGGCGCACCAAGTTCTCGCACTCCATTGTTAAATCCAACTCTGGCAGGGAGCAGTTTGGTGCATTCCTTGATCCGTTTGACAGTTCCACTGCATGGAGGCAGAAAGGATTCAGTGGAGAGCTCATGATTCATGGACATAATTTACAGCCGAGGGCAAAAGGAGCAGTCTCAAAGTCACCTAGGCCTTCAATCCCGTTGGCGAAATCACCAGTTTCACAGGCAGAGCGGAAGCTGAAAGCTAAGTTTTCAGATGGTGAATTGAAACAACGGGGGAAAATTAGTGATGGCTCGTTGCGAGAAGCATCGAAAGAGAAGGATCGCAAGGTTGGGCATAAAGGAGAAGGCCTTAGCCTGGATATTTCTTGTCCAATTCTGGATCGGACAGTTCAGGATGACAGTTCAGACACGCTTGACTTCTCTTTCCACTCAGAAGAGCAAAGTTTAAGGTTGCTGAGAGTATGCTCGAGTCCAGCTCCTTTCTATTCGAAGGATACAACTACGTTTGGTGATTCCAAAATACATAGTACGTCTGTTAAGATTGTTGGAGAGGGATCGAAGCCGAGGAGGAGAGCGAAATCCCCAATGCCGACCCGTGTCATCTCTGAAGTTTTTAAGGAGGCCAAAGCTGCCACTAAGAGGTTCTCTAGCCCACAGCGGCAAAGGAAATCTAGTTCTCCACATTCACCACGTTCACCCGATGATAGTCCCCGGTTTGGCTTTCCTTCAATGAGAACACCGGGTAACTTGAAAGCTAGGAGGGCCTCATCCTGGCCAAGGAACTATGACAATGGAGTGGCCAAGGCTGTTGCATTGGATATACTTGAGAGATGGACAATTGACCGCTCACAGTTACTCATTGGTCAAAGATTTGCATCAGGGGCATATAGTCGTTTGTTCCATGGAATTTACAAGGAGCAGCCAGTTGCTGTCAAATTTATCAGGCAGcctgatgaagaagaagatgcagaaTTGGCTGCTAAACTTGAGAAGCAATTCACTGCTGAAGTAACCATTCTGGCTCGGCTCCATCATCGCAATGTCATTAAG ctGATTGGGGCATGTAATGCTCCACCGGTCTTTTGTGTCATCACTGAGTTCCTGTGCGGGGggtctttgagagcttttttgCGCAAGCTCCAGCGCCAAAAGCTTCCTTTGGAGAAGATCATTTGCATTGCTTTGGATATTGCACATGGTTTGGAGTACATTCACTCGCAAAGAGTAATCCACCGTGATGTGAAACCTGAGAACATCTTGTTTGATGGAGAATGTTGTGCAAAGGTTGTTGATTTTGGAGTGGCTTGTGAAGAAGTATACTGCAATTCATTGGAAGATGACCCAGGTACTTACAGATGGATGGCACCAGAGATGTATAAGCGCAAACCATATGGTCGGAAGGTTGACGTCTACAGTTTTGGCCTCGTATTGTGGGAATTGTTTAGTGGCTCGATCCCTTATGAAGAGATGACTCCATTGCAGGCAGCTTTTGCAGTTGTTAATAAg AACTTAAGACCAGTTATTCCTCCGAGCTGTCTTCTCTTATGCGCGCAAACTGTTTTTgagtttccttttttcttttcatga
- the LOC127773557 gene encoding uncharacterized protein LOC127773557: protein MVVEEAVVAAGNEMSLSNMVLGFYEEAELQSSPPGDCAAAAGDDDDGSDDEGSGGAAKCRAFWKEQQSQLYEALAKMSSAESRIQADAEEAMRQMRAAAAGACSCASRGAAAAAAGGGGCRSCTLRFLAERLRDAGYNSAICRSKWPRSPEIPSGEHSYVDVVAPTRSGKAVRVVVEPSFRGEFEMARGGAGYRALVASLPEAFVGRADRLRGVVRVMCAAAKQCARESGMHMAPWRKQRYMEAKWLATPERVAPPGNAGGAGDAVAVGSPSSPPSPGMTNRQMQPKFRASMLTLDFGGRTAVEVV, encoded by the exons atggttgtggAGGAGGCCGTCGTCGCGGCCGGCAACGAGATGAGCCTGTCCAACATGGTGCTCGGGTTCTACGAGGAGGCCGAGCTCCagagctcgccgccgggagactgcgccgccgccgccggcgacgacgacgacggcagcgacgacgaggggtccggcggcgccgccaagTGCAGGGCGTTCTGGAAGGAGCAGCAGTCGCAACTCTAC GAAGCGCTGGCCAAGATGAGCTCGGCGGAGAGCAGGATCCAAGCGGACGCGGAGGAGGCCATGAGGCagatgcgcgcggcggcggcgggcgcctgCTCCTGCGCgagccgcggcgcggcggcggcggcggcaggcggcggaggctgCCGGAGCTGCACGCTCCGGTTTCTCGCCGAGCGGCTGCGCGACGCCGGGTACAACAGCGCGATCTGCAGGTCCAAATGGCCGCGATCGCCGGAAATTCCTTCAG GGGAGCACAGCTACGTGGACGTGGTGGCGCCGACCAGGAGCGGCAAGGCGGTGCGGGTGGTGGTCGAGCCCAGCTTCCGCGGCGAGTTCgagatggcgcgcggcggcgcggggtacAGGGCGCTGGTGGCGTCGCTGCCGGAGGCGTTCGTTGGGCGCGCCGATCGGCTGCGCGGCGTGGTGCGCGTCATGTGTGCCGCGGCGAAGCAGTGCGCGCGGGAGAGCGGCATGCACATGGCGCCCTGGAGGAAGCAGCGGTACATGGAGGCCAAGTGGCTCGCCACGCCGGAGCGGGTCGCGCCGCCCGgcaacgccggcggcgccggcgacgcggtggcggtcgggtcgccgtcgtcgccgccgtcgccggggatGACGAACAGGCAGATGCAGCCCAAGTTCAGGGCGTCCATGCTCACGCTCGACTTCGGCGGCCGGACCGCCGTGGAGGTCGTGTGA